Genomic DNA from Pirellulales bacterium:
CGTCTTCCACCGCGCAGAAAGGCCCATCGAAGCCGTTCCGATCCCCCGTGGATTACCCGGTGACCGATAAGTGCATCCCGCTCACGCCGCCATCTTGATGGTGGACGACGAGAAATTAAAACTATCTATTGCCGTGGTTGGCTACCCCGCATCCTGATCCGCCGCGTTCGAGCGCTCGCCAGATGACATAGGTCAGCGCGACAAGTACGCCGATCAAGGCACCGAGCGATTTCGCCGCGTCGGCACTTCGATCGCATGGCGGCCGAGGCTCCTCGATAACCGAGCCGGCAATCGCAACCAGCGGATCACAGCCGTTTTTGATCAAGATGTCCTCGTAGAAAAATCGCTTGACTTCGCCACAGTCCGCATTACTATAAAACCAAATCTAAATAACACGAACTCGCGGTTACCGGCCGAATGCCTGCCGCAACACCACCGCAGAAGGATCGGATGGATATGGCCAGACCACCCGCTAGGGAACTCACCGCGCGCGAACTTGAGATTATGCACGTCTTTTGGACCTGTGGAGAGTCAACCGTACAAGATGTCCGCGATGCGCTGGCGAACGGCGGCAGTGAACGCGCTTACACGACGGTTGCCACGTTGGTACGAATTCTGCACGACAAGAAATTCGTCGAGCAAACGAACGATCAGCGGCCGTTCCGATACCGCTCGGTCAGGTCCTATGAGAAAGTTTCGGCGTCACTGCTGCGCGACGTGCTCGACCGCGTTTTCCGGGGTTCGCGCGAACAATTGCTGGTGCGTCTGACCGAACATAAACGGCTTACCGCCAAAGAGCGGGCCGTGCTCGAACAGATTCTCAAGGAGCAACAGCAATGAACGCCCTGGGGATCACGGCAGTCTGGGCCATCGCTCAAGTAAGCGCGGTGACATTGTTCGCGATCGGTTTGTACTCAGTCGTCCGACGCCGCGGCCCTGCGGCTGGGTCGCAGGCCATCGTCGCGGCACTCGCTGTTTCGCTGCTCGTTTCAGCTTTAGCGATTTCCCCCTGGCCGCGCTGGGTGTCGCTGTCGCCTGGTAGCATCACAGTTGATTCAACGCCGCCGGTGGTTCATCCCAGCGAAGGGCTAACTCCCGGCGAAATGGCACCGAGCACTTCGCACACGGCGGCCCAGGACGCGACCCGAATAATGGCTGACGGCGTTCATGGGGCTACGGGAGCAGCAACTTTTTGGGAAACATTGTTGCATGGGTTCGCCCAGAACCTGACTGCCACTGGCAAAAAGTCCTCTTGGAGTTGGCCGGCCATCGTTATCGCCGCGCTAGCGTTTGCCGCAGCACTGGGCATTTCGCGACTGTTGGTCGGCCTCTGGGCTGTGCGGAAGATGCTCGGTGCGAATGTGCCCGTTGCGGACGAGGCTTTAGGTCGCGAGATCGCGCGATTGCGACACGACCTAGGCTGTTCGCGTCCAATCGAAGTCCGTGCGTCATTACAACTTGCCAGCCCCGTCACCATCGGCTGGCGGCGGCCCCTGGTGATCTTACCCGACGACTGGGCGAGCTGGAGCGAATCCGAATTGCGCATCGCCCTGGCGCATGAGATTGCCCACGTAGCTCGCGGCGACTATGCCGCGGGGCTATTCGCTCAGTTTTGCGTGGCTGCTCACTATTACCACCCCTTAGTCCACTGGTTGGCGCGTCGGTTGCGATTGGAACAAGAGCTGTCCGCCGATGCCACGGCGGCGGCCGTAACCGGCTCACGGATCGAGTATTTGACGACTTTGGCGCGGCTGGCGCTGCGCTGCGATAACCGCCCCATCCCTTGGGCAGCACGTCCTTTCTTGCCAGCCAGCGGCACTCTTTTAAGGAGAATCGACTTGCTCCGCGACCCGCGGCAATTGCTGACACGTCCGGTGACAGGCTGGTTGCGCGCAACAATCGTCGGGACTTTGTTAGTCGTTGGACTGCTGGTGGCTGGAGTGCG
This window encodes:
- a CDS encoding BlaI/MecI/CopY family transcriptional regulator, with the translated sequence MARPPARELTARELEIMHVFWTCGESTVQDVRDALANGGSERAYTTVATLVRILHDKKFVEQTNDQRPFRYRSVRSYEKVSASLLRDVLDRVFRGSREQLLVRLTEHKRLTAKERAVLEQILKEQQQ